One stretch of Arachis hypogaea cultivar Tifrunner chromosome 20, arahy.Tifrunner.gnm2.J5K5, whole genome shotgun sequence DNA includes these proteins:
- the LOC112784717 gene encoding protein XRI1 isoform X2: MDYNNNSDDDNGAKEPWNWHGEDHDLQKTSNFEEPWNGVLQNEDISYMFEDETTPVKACGDLVYNVDNSVSDDVEKEVEEGRETSSQVKRRRMLQFNGQERDHSLSKEEMSLPYFKSNGKEDLITDAFPEVSQWVPGLSSEYALGNASSSSGYEDLESTEGWLAECLNDSEMQFSPDDLNFSGAEDIQIDIAELVDITASSEQNVVQQQKQQVTRTSKNIIFKGRKSFIQTPPKLASSVVYPFTFVKPSGAHGDVTLKEINQRIQTPPSSKSKQSNEDPSAYPKSAFSGKPVVNKTKIRTEGGKGSITIMRTKG, translated from the exons ATGGATTATAACAACAACAGCGACGACGACAA TGGTGCTAAAGAACCATGGAATTGGCATGGGGAGGATCATGATCTCCAAAAGACTTCCAATTTTG AAGAGCCATGGAATGGTGTGCTCCAAAATGAAGATATTTCCTACATGTTTGAAGATGAAACTACACCAGTTAAGGCATGTGGTGATTTGGTATACAATGTTGACAATAGTG TTTCGGATGATGTAGAAAAAGAAGTAGAGGAGGGGAGGGAGACTTCTTCTCAAGTCAAGAGGCGGCGGATGCTACAATTCAATGGCCAGGAGAGGGATCATTCTCTTTCCAAGGAAGAGATGTCTTTGCCATATTTTAAATCAAAT GGGAAGGAGGACTTGATCACGGATGCTTTTCCTGAAGTGTCACAATGGGTTCCTGGTTTATCATCAG AATATGCATTAGGAAATGCATCGTCATCGTCTGGTTATGAAGACCTTGAGTCCACTGAAGGTTGGCTAGCAGAATGCCTTAATGATAGCGAGATGCAATTCAGTCCCGATGATTT GAACTTTTCAGGGGCAGAGGATATTCAGATTGATATTGCAG agtTGGTCGACATCACAGCATCTTCCGAGCAAAATGTGGTTCAGCAGCAGAAGCAGCAGGTCACTCGAACCTCCAAAAATATTATCTTCAAAG GTAGGAAATCGTTTATACAGACACCGCCAAAGTTGGCTTCTTCTGTGGTCTATCCATTTACTTTTGTTAAGCCTAGTGGTGCTCATGGAGATGTAACATTGAAGGAAATAAATCAGCGGATTCAGACTCCGCCGTCTTCAAAATCAAAGCAAAGCAATGAAGATCCATCAGCTTATCCCAAATCAGCCTTCTCGGGGAAGCCTGTCGTTAACAAAACAAAGATTCGCACGGAAGGGGGAAAAGGTAGCATCACGATTATGCGAACCAAAGGCTAA
- the LOC112784717 gene encoding protein XRI1 isoform X1, with translation MDYNNNSDDDNSGAKEPWNWHGEDHDLQKTSNFEEPWNGVLQNEDISYMFEDETTPVKACGDLVYNVDNSVSDDVEKEVEEGRETSSQVKRRRMLQFNGQERDHSLSKEEMSLPYFKSNGKEDLITDAFPEVSQWVPGLSSEYALGNASSSSGYEDLESTEGWLAECLNDSEMQFSPDDLNFSGAEDIQIDIAELVDITASSEQNVVQQQKQQVTRTSKNIIFKGRKSFIQTPPKLASSVVYPFTFVKPSGAHGDVTLKEINQRIQTPPSSKSKQSNEDPSAYPKSAFSGKPVVNKTKIRTEGGKGSITIMRTKG, from the exons ATGGATTATAACAACAACAGCGACGACGACAA TAGTGGTGCTAAAGAACCATGGAATTGGCATGGGGAGGATCATGATCTCCAAAAGACTTCCAATTTTG AAGAGCCATGGAATGGTGTGCTCCAAAATGAAGATATTTCCTACATGTTTGAAGATGAAACTACACCAGTTAAGGCATGTGGTGATTTGGTATACAATGTTGACAATAGTG TTTCGGATGATGTAGAAAAAGAAGTAGAGGAGGGGAGGGAGACTTCTTCTCAAGTCAAGAGGCGGCGGATGCTACAATTCAATGGCCAGGAGAGGGATCATTCTCTTTCCAAGGAAGAGATGTCTTTGCCATATTTTAAATCAAAT GGGAAGGAGGACTTGATCACGGATGCTTTTCCTGAAGTGTCACAATGGGTTCCTGGTTTATCATCAG AATATGCATTAGGAAATGCATCGTCATCGTCTGGTTATGAAGACCTTGAGTCCACTGAAGGTTGGCTAGCAGAATGCCTTAATGATAGCGAGATGCAATTCAGTCCCGATGATTT GAACTTTTCAGGGGCAGAGGATATTCAGATTGATATTGCAG agtTGGTCGACATCACAGCATCTTCCGAGCAAAATGTGGTTCAGCAGCAGAAGCAGCAGGTCACTCGAACCTCCAAAAATATTATCTTCAAAG GTAGGAAATCGTTTATACAGACACCGCCAAAGTTGGCTTCTTCTGTGGTCTATCCATTTACTTTTGTTAAGCCTAGTGGTGCTCATGGAGATGTAACATTGAAGGAAATAAATCAGCGGATTCAGACTCCGCCGTCTTCAAAATCAAAGCAAAGCAATGAAGATCCATCAGCTTATCCCAAATCAGCCTTCTCGGGGAAGCCTGTCGTTAACAAAACAAAGATTCGCACGGAAGGGGGAAAAGGTAGCATCACGATTATGCGAACCAAAGGCTAA